In Drosophila pseudoobscura strain MV-25-SWS-2005 chromosome 4, UCI_Dpse_MV25, whole genome shotgun sequence, the following proteins share a genomic window:
- the LOC4817014 gene encoding protein-glucosylgalactosylhydroxylysine glucosidase, with the protein MAKKMLHFLWFVVILSVLRVCTAVTPESYLLQTYSLPSDLNFMPTLGNGHLGYTVFGDSIFMNGVYNGPAGNSKRARIPNWLNITTEVCDRFGCATDADVAVNGTSYEMDLRDGYFRSKTTYNSLGLSIEQRTYPHKFFNRALVYEVVASRSTAYGTRANSPQFLRLSQHPGNASDAFEFVVVSNGSSASGDYRTIRGRTDIIEFERFQQQPQEIYIIFSQSLEEPLQLEWPTWQAEVRHRVIICIDREQSVALKELQDVLQLNANSMLQRHTDAWHNFWDRDFSIELVGNVLELSQIINAGIFYLASSLPSLSTNQVNEPFYGLSPTGLGRGNLEADYQGHNFWDTEIWMLPVVTHFGFEYGKQVLDYRSRKLEAAKYNARSKGYKGARFPWESAYTGTEVTNPCCPEVAQQEIHISPDISFALQKFFAHSGDYAWVCDKAWPIAAEVAEFLVSRAACEEFRPVCHLLNVMGPDEDHPDVDDNVYTNAVSKIALEFAEWAGEMCGNDSTELFEKWRRVSDRLLILHDTALDYHPQHVGYVVNTTIKQADTILLGYPLQYDTRTTHLNDLRIYSNVTRESGPAMTWSMFATNYLTSSQEWLGHEYFERGYKDYVRPEFKVWSETPLGFEGSANFLTGIGGFLQAMIYGYGGVNFVRDNNKTTMILRVGMSPLNVDEVHVNYLRYARNTCRWVFGPRFSNMDCGVRSGAQGTFEMVQGKKRTLLGRSFNVTLVKGDEPVYISYLE; encoded by the exons ATGGCAAAAAAAATGCTgcattttctttggtttgtcGTGATCCTATCGGTGCTCCGGGTCTGCACTGCTGTGACCCCGGAATCTTACCTGCTTCAGACCTACAG TCTCCCCTCGGACCTAAACTTTATGCCCACCCTGGGCAATGGTCATCTGGGCTATACGGTCTTCGGGGATTCCATCTTTATGAACGGAGTATACAATGGGCCCGCAGGCAACAGCAAGCGCGCTCGCATACCCAATTGGCTGAATATCACGACGGAAGTTTGCGATCGTTTCGGTTGCGCCACAGACGCGGATGTGGCCGTGAATGGTACTAGCTATGAGATGGATCTGCGTGATGGCTACTTCCGTTCTAAAACAACTTACAACTCCCTGGGACTATCCATAGAGCAAAGAACATATCCGCATAAGTTCTTCAATAGGGCCTTGGTCTATGAGGTGGTGGCCAGCAGAAGCACCGCATATGGCACCAGAGCGAACT CACCTCAGTTCCTGAGACTTAGCCAACACCCTGGTAATGCCAGCGATGCCTTTGAGTTTGTGGTTGTTTCCAATGGAAGCAGTGCTAGCGGAGATTATCGTACCATTCGAGGTCGCACGGATATCATCGAATTCGAGCGGTTCCAACAACAACCGCAAGAGATCTACATAATTTTTAGCCAATCTCTGGAGGAGCCTCTGCAATTGGAGTGGCCCACTTGGCAGGCGGAAGTGCGTCATCGCGTCATCATCTGCATAGATCGGGAACAGAGTGTTGCCCTCAAAGAGCTGCAGGATGTTCTACAATTGAATGCCAACAGCATGCTGCAAAGACACACAGACGCCTGGCACAACTTCTGGGACAGAGACTTCTCCATCGAACTGGTGGGCAATGTTCTGGAACTCTCGCAGATCATCAATGCTGGTATCTTCTACTTGGCCAGTTCGCTACCTTCCCTAAGCACCAACCAGGTCAACGAGCCCTTCTACGGCCTCAGCCCCACTGGCCTGGGACGTGGCAACCTCGAGGCGGACTATCAGGGTCACAACTTCTGGGACACGGAGATCTGGATGCTGCCGGTGGTCACTCATTTTGGCTTTGAGTATGGCAAGCAGGTGCTGGACTATCGCAGCAGGAAACTCGAGGCAGCCAAGTACAATGCACGTTCAAAAGGCTACAAGGGAGCCAG GTTTCCCTGGGAGAGCGCATATACGGGCACTGAGGTGACGAATCCCTGCTGCCCCGAGGTAGCCCAGCAGGAGATCCACATCTCGCCCGACATCTCATTTGCCCTACAAAAGTTTTTTGCCCACTCGGGGGACTACGCTTGGGTCTGCGATAAGGCCTGGCCGATTGCCGCCGAAGTGGCCGAGTTTCTGGTGAGCCGAGCTGCCTGTGAGGAATTCCGTCCAGTGTGCCACCTGCTGAATGTGATGGGACCCGACGAGGATCATCCGGATGTCGATGACAATGTCTATACGAATGCGGTGTCCAAAATTGCCCTGGAGTTTGCCGAATGGGCAGGCGAGATGTGCGGAAATGACAGTACTGAACTATTTGAGAAGTGGCGCCGTGTCAGCGATCGCTTGTTGATTCTACACGACACTGCGCTAGACTATCATCCCCAGCATGTGGGCTATGTCGTCAACACCACCATCAAGCAGGCGGACACCATTCTGCTGGGATATCCCCTGCAATACGATACAAG AACCACTCACCTGAACGACTTGAGGATTTATTCCAATGTGACCAGAGAATCGGGACCGGCCATGACCTGGTCCATGTTCGCCACCAACTATCTGACCAGCAGTCAGGAATGGCTTGGCCACGAGTATTTCGAACGGGGCTACAAGGACTACGTCCGTCCCGAGTTCAAGGTGTGGAGCGAGACACCGTTGGGCTTTGAGGGTTCCGCGAACTTCCTAACTGGCATCGGTGGCTTCCTTCAAGCCATGATTTACGGCTATGGTGGCGTCAACTTTGTCCGAGATAACAACAAGACCACGATGATTCTTCGTGTGGGCATGTCGCCGCTGAATGTGGATGAGGTGCATGTAAACTATTTGCGCTATGCACGTAACACATGTCGCTGGGTCTTCGGGCCTAGATTCTCCAATATGGACTGCGGCGTCAGATCGGGGGCTCAAGGCACCTTCGAGATGGTTCAGGGCAAGAAGAGAACTTTGTTGGGAAGATCGTTCAATG TGACTCTCGTGAAAGGTGATGAGCCTGTGTATATCAGTTATTTggaataa